The following proteins are co-located in the Tiliqua scincoides isolate rTilSci1 chromosome 8, rTilSci1.hap2, whole genome shotgun sequence genome:
- the PSPH gene encoding phosphoserine phosphatase, translating into MSSLMETKEVFLNADAVCFDVDSTVIREEGIDELAKFCGVGDAVAEMTRRAMGGTVTFKAALTARLGLIRPSYEQVQKLISEHPPQLTPGIRELVNRLHQRGVQVFLVSGGFQSIVEHVALQLNIPTANVFANRLKFYFNGEYAGFDETQPTAESGGKGQVISYLKEQFQFKKVVMIGDGATDMEACPPADCFIGFGGNVVRKQVKEKAKWYITHFDELLKELEER; encoded by the exons ATGTCCTCCCTCATGGAGACGAAGGAGGTCTTCCTCAACGCTGACGCCGTCTGCTTCGACGTGGACAGCACGGTCATCCGGGAGGAAGGCATCGACGAGCTGGCGAAATTCTGTGGGGTCGGAGATGCGGTGGCTGAAAT GACTCGCAGAGCTATGGGTGGTACAGTCACATTCAAGGCTGCTCTCACTGCACGGCTAGGCCTTATACGCCCCTCCTATGAGCAGGTGCAGAAATTAATATCCGAACATCCACCTCAGCTAACGCCAGGAATAAG GGAACTGGTCAACCGGCTCCACCAGCGAGGCGTTCAGGTCTTCTTAGTCTCTGGGGGGTTCCAGAGCATCGTTGAACACGTCGCACTGCAGCTGAACATCCCGACAGCAAATGTCTTTGCAAACAGGTTGAAGTTCTACTTCAATG GAGAATATGCTGGCTTTGATGAGACGCAGCCCACAGCTGAGTCAGGCGGCAAAGGACAAGTTATTAGTTACCTAAAAGAACAGTTTCAGTTTAAGAAGGTGGTCATGATCGGAGATGGTGCCACAGACATGGAAGCCTGCCCCCCTGCG GACTGTTTCATTGGGTTTGGAGGCAACGTAGTCCGAAAACAAGTCAAGGAGAAAGCCAAATGGTACATCACCCACTTTGACGAGCTGCTGAAAGAACTAGAAGAACGATAA